One segment of Methylocella silvestris BL2 DNA contains the following:
- a CDS encoding discoidin domain-containing protein produces MNPVVEALSLLTPYDIDKPKRRIGPKGDGGYVLVDDLSVDQAIVSYGISFEYEFDREMAEAGHDVYMFDHTIEGVNATTSRMHFFKEGVAGITDSPKSLYSIEDHLTRHNITGDRLILKIDVEGAEFDAFVAIGEKTLCRFEQIVMEIHNVNCLEDSVYRAKFCQMFRKINKFYTLFHVHANNCDGQNGIYPVCGIPVFGIIELSYIRSNIVRREPSRTLYPTSIDYPNTGHKDKLLWFFPFLPTHLTLENFAACEERVEYFHRLQQYEISALQAGSRLANVAIGKPASQSSLSEWSVTNEANKAVSGIFPPGYAFHTDFEDKPWWQIDLLALYPIERIVVHNRLDMLPERARTLKIEISHDGQNWSVIHAGIHYFSGGPTGSPLNVSLASRVSGRYVRLSLEERQALHLAQVEILVRPDLVPFVDFRAKHSLSNLKHRLEDPAQSWWYYTLEKTAAADDALPVAGLKINHSGRFGNLLEQTANAILLAQKTGLKYVQLGRHDLFDPKTPSMIDDLTLIPAGEALPADGSCVGGVFLHMTDFAPNLTPTEEEHCKIIRETIRPHVLAQLRPDGKRAADELTIHIRSGDIFDGPQRAWAWYRQPPLAFYKLIVDRLRAAGTISRVRLVYEDRGNPCIPALETYLTNARIPFRAQSGTLAEDLAALIDAPHLAFGFGTFGYAVCKLSTKIRSVHFFGPELNEFALVGGRYDSIPGIEHVYSIVDTAGEYIKIGDWANTPEQREMMIDYPLDALEISEVKGATK; encoded by the coding sequence ATGAATCCAGTCGTCGAAGCGTTGTCGTTGCTGACCCCTTACGATATCGACAAGCCGAAGCGTCGGATCGGGCCCAAGGGAGATGGGGGCTATGTCCTTGTGGACGATCTCTCCGTCGATCAGGCCATCGTGAGCTACGGAATTAGCTTCGAATATGAATTTGACAGGGAAATGGCCGAGGCGGGTCACGACGTTTACATGTTCGATCATACGATCGAAGGCGTCAACGCGACCACCAGCAGAATGCATTTCTTCAAGGAAGGCGTCGCGGGAATAACCGACAGCCCGAAAAGCCTCTACAGCATCGAAGATCATCTGACCCGGCATAATATCACCGGCGATCGCCTTATTCTGAAGATCGACGTGGAAGGCGCGGAATTCGACGCATTTGTGGCGATCGGGGAAAAGACGCTCTGCCGTTTCGAGCAAATCGTTATGGAAATCCACAACGTGAATTGTCTTGAGGACTCCGTGTACAGAGCTAAATTCTGCCAAATGTTTCGCAAGATAAACAAGTTTTATACACTGTTTCATGTACATGCGAATAATTGCGACGGGCAGAACGGAATATATCCTGTGTGCGGCATTCCAGTATTCGGTATAATTGAACTATCGTACATCAGATCGAACATTGTTCGCCGCGAGCCGTCGCGCACGCTCTATCCGACATCAATCGACTATCCGAACACTGGCCACAAAGACAAGCTGCTGTGGTTTTTTCCGTTTCTTCCAACACATCTGACATTGGAGAATTTTGCCGCTTGCGAGGAACGGGTCGAATATTTTCATCGCCTGCAGCAATACGAAATATCTGCGCTGCAAGCGGGATCCCGGCTTGCGAATGTGGCGATCGGAAAGCCAGCATCGCAAAGCAGCCTGTCCGAATGGTCAGTTACCAACGAAGCGAATAAGGCCGTCTCAGGAATTTTCCCGCCGGGCTATGCATTCCACACAGACTTTGAAGACAAACCCTGGTGGCAGATTGATCTCCTTGCTCTCTATCCGATTGAGCGGATCGTTGTTCACAATCGTCTCGACATGTTACCAGAGCGCGCCCGGACTCTTAAGATAGAGATATCGCACGATGGCCAGAATTGGTCGGTGATCCATGCGGGCATCCATTATTTTTCTGGCGGCCCCACAGGATCGCCTCTCAATGTCTCCCTCGCGAGCCGCGTCAGCGGCCGATATGTGCGGCTTTCGTTGGAGGAACGCCAAGCGCTGCATCTGGCGCAGGTCGAAATCTTGGTACGTCCCGACCTTGTTCCTTTCGTCGATTTCCGAGCTAAACATAGCCTCTCAAACCTTAAACATCGACTCGAAGACCCCGCTCAAAGCTGGTGGTATTATACTTTGGAAAAGACGGCGGCGGCGGACGACGCGCTCCCGGTCGCCGGGCTCAAGATCAATCATAGCGGGCGCTTCGGAAATCTGCTCGAACAGACCGCCAACGCCATCCTACTCGCGCAAAAGACCGGGCTGAAATATGTCCAGCTCGGACGGCACGACCTGTTCGATCCAAAGACACCGTCTATGATCGACGACCTGACCCTTATCCCGGCTGGCGAGGCGCTTCCCGCGGACGGCTCATGTGTCGGCGGCGTATTTCTTCATATGACCGATTTTGCTCCCAATTTGACGCCTACGGAGGAGGAGCACTGTAAAATCATACGCGAGACCATACGTCCGCATGTCCTCGCCCAATTGCGGCCTGACGGAAAGCGAGCTGCCGATGAGCTAACGATTCACATCAGGTCAGGGGATATCTTTGACGGACCACAACGTGCCTGGGCCTGGTACAGGCAGCCGCCCCTCGCTTTCTACAAGCTAATCGTAGATCGTCTGCGCGCCGCCGGGACGATTAGCAGGGTGCGGCTCGTCTACGAGGACCGCGGCAATCCATGCATCCCCGCCCTTGAGACATATCTGACGAACGCGCGAATTCCTTTCCGCGCCCAGTCTGGCACGTTGGCCGAGGATCTCGCGGCGTTGATCGATGCGCCGCATCTTGCCTTTGGATTTGGCACTTTCGGCTACGCCGTCTGCAAGCTCTCGACGAAGATTCGCTCCGTCCATTTCTTCGGCCCCGAGCTCAATGAATTCGCCTTAGTGGGTGGACGATATGATTCGATTCCCGGCATCGAGCATGTCTATAGCATCGTCGACACGGCGGGCGAATATATCAAGATTGGCGACTGGGCGAATACGCCGGAGCAAAGAGAAATGATGATCGATTATCCGCTGGACGCGCTGGAGATCTCAGAGGTCAAAGGCGCGACAAAATAG
- a CDS encoding FkbM family methyltransferase: protein MALLKLRFAERDFVLDDCDGADLVARQMQQGFYEAPLPMLTMAIIARNQGLFLDVGANDGLYSVLAGITRPDARIVAFEPYPPALDILKINVAANGLSDRVDIRPIALSDSEGLAVLYMPDQRHGLLETSSTLERNFRPNDQKTLEATKAQLDNVELPGSVGLIKADIEGHELAFLEGARKTIARDRPFVFIEVLPPNPHHMVGLTKFIQQMGYMDFCLRKEVAIYSENVAHDPLAWNHALVPRDRLDLFKQACEAHHLRLVRSW from the coding sequence ATGGCTCTGTTAAAGCTACGCTTCGCCGAACGCGATTTTGTCCTGGATGATTGTGATGGCGCAGACCTAGTTGCTCGACAGATGCAACAGGGATTTTACGAAGCTCCCCTTCCGATGCTCACGATGGCGATCATCGCGCGCAATCAAGGTCTATTCTTGGACGTCGGCGCGAACGATGGCCTCTATTCCGTTCTCGCCGGGATTACGAGACCCGATGCGCGGATCGTGGCCTTCGAGCCTTATCCGCCGGCTCTCGATATCCTTAAGATAAATGTGGCTGCAAACGGTCTTTCCGATCGCGTGGACATTCGGCCGATTGCCCTTAGTGACAGCGAAGGATTGGCAGTTCTATATATGCCAGACCAAAGACATGGCCTGCTTGAGACGAGCAGCACGCTCGAGCGCAATTTCAGGCCGAATGATCAAAAAACCTTAGAGGCGACAAAGGCGCAACTGGACAATGTTGAGTTGCCGGGCAGCGTTGGTTTGATCAAGGCGGATATCGAAGGGCACGAACTCGCCTTCTTGGAGGGCGCCCGAAAAACGATCGCCCGCGACCGCCCATTTGTTTTTATCGAAGTCTTGCCGCCGAATCCTCACCATATGGTTGGGCTGACAAAATTCATTCAGCAAATGGGCTATATGGATTTTTGCTTGCGAAAAGAAGTCGCCATCTATTCGGAGAATGTCGCACATGATCCCCTCGCCTGGAATCACGCTCTGGTTCCGAGGGATCGGCTCGATCTTTTTAAGCAAGCGTGCGAGGCGCACCACCTCAGGTTGGTCCGTTCTTGGTGA
- a CDS encoding glycosyltransferase family 4 protein yields MGCPVAFDITRLATRVLNRTPNGIDRIDSAFARRFLGAPAPDHFAMMMTLQGPRVIAAAGAADIVNGIFAHWGEDEAPDADESYRRIVKWISGDANTFEGAERVARGRTGQAAGVIRWLGHHGFPLGKSPAAALPKGARYLNVSQFPLWIPSYFRWLKQRPDVRGVFFIHDLLPIEAPEYFRKAEYERHMRRLANLAEFGAAAIVTTEVVKETLQRHLAPLGRADMQILVAPIPASPIFSGRAAKPEPQFGAPYFVACGTIEPRKNHLLLLHVWRELARRDGAGAPKLVLIGARGWENENVVDLLERCRAIRPHVIEASGLSTPSLKALLEGARALLMPSFAEGFGLPIAEALACGTPVIASDIAAFRESGGGCVTLVSPIDGEKWLETIRAFAVPQSPERATAEARAKRFEAPNWDGYFATVEAFLASL; encoded by the coding sequence ATGGGCTGCCCCGTCGCCTTCGACATTACGAGACTGGCGACGCGCGTTTTGAACCGCACGCCAAACGGCATCGATCGGATTGATTCGGCCTTCGCGCGACGGTTTCTCGGCGCCCCCGCGCCCGATCATTTTGCCATGATGATGACGTTGCAGGGCCCGCGCGTCATCGCCGCCGCCGGCGCCGCCGATATCGTCAATGGCATTTTCGCGCATTGGGGCGAAGACGAAGCGCCTGACGCCGACGAAAGCTATCGCCGCATCGTCAAATGGATTTCAGGCGACGCGAATACATTCGAAGGCGCCGAACGCGTTGCGCGCGGGCGAACCGGACAAGCCGCCGGCGTGATCCGCTGGCTCGGACATCATGGCTTTCCACTTGGCAAATCTCCGGCCGCGGCTTTGCCCAAAGGCGCGCGCTATCTCAACGTCAGCCAGTTTCCGCTGTGGATCCCGAGCTACTTTCGCTGGCTGAAGCAGCGCCCCGACGTCCGCGGGGTCTTTTTCATTCATGATTTGCTGCCGATCGAAGCCCCCGAATATTTCCGCAAGGCCGAGTATGAGCGTCATATGCGCCGCCTCGCCAATCTGGCGGAGTTCGGCGCAGCGGCGATCGTGACGACTGAGGTGGTCAAGGAGACGCTGCAACGTCATCTGGCGCCGCTCGGACGAGCCGATATGCAGATTCTGGTTGCGCCAATTCCGGCCTCGCCGATTTTTTCCGGTCGCGCCGCCAAGCCGGAACCGCAGTTCGGCGCGCCCTATTTCGTCGCCTGCGGCACCATCGAGCCGCGCAAGAACCATCTTCTGCTGTTGCATGTGTGGCGCGAACTTGCGCGCCGCGATGGGGCGGGGGCGCCAAAACTCGTTTTGATCGGCGCCCGCGGGTGGGAGAACGAAAACGTCGTCGACCTGCTCGAACGCTGCCGGGCGATCCGGCCCCATGTCATCGAAGCCTCGGGTCTTTCGACGCCAAGCCTGAAGGCGCTGCTCGAGGGGGCGCGGGCTCTGCTGATGCCGTCTTTTGCGGAAGGCTTTGGCTTGCCGATCGCCGAGGCGCTCGCCTGCGGAACGCCGGTGATCGCGTCCGATATCGCCGCCTTTCGCGAAAGCGGCGGCGGCTGCGTCACGCTGGTCAGCCCGATCGACGGGGAAAAATGGCTGGAGACGATCCGCGCCTTCGCGGTCCCCCAGTCTCCCGAACGCGCGACGGCGGAAGCGCGGGCAAAGCGCTTTGAGGCGCCGAACTGGGACGGCTATTTCGCGACGGTCGAGGCGTTTCTGGCGAGCCTATAA
- a CDS encoding class I SAM-dependent methyltransferase has translation MSVPEATADYPLCPVTGEPAAALIQTVSCEFLARLWEIEFKVDARPSFGGATHLSLWRSPTGLMFFSPAPVGDADFYKTFYKTLGPKLFPSERRPRAEFRLAASHIASGARVLDVGCGFGGFRPFVAHADYLGLDPHFSGEAADWSLSESLGEHLIKNAGAYDAVCAFQVLEHVERPADFFAEMTAAAKPGGLVIVGVPHVPSAMTRIPNFLLNAPPHHLTWWSEDALRALAGRNGLAVETIQPVAWSKMDSLVYWIERCSPVRCRDVYFKHAWPWHAAALTGLILGYVANKLFGPPRKTKDEGAGLLLAARKPLER, from the coding sequence TTGTCCGTTCCTGAAGCCACAGCCGACTATCCCCTCTGCCCGGTCACGGGCGAGCCGGCCGCGGCGCTGATCCAGACCGTCAGTTGCGAATTTCTGGCGCGGCTGTGGGAAATCGAATTCAAGGTCGACGCGCGCCCGAGTTTCGGCGGGGCGACGCATCTTTCGCTTTGGCGCTCGCCGACGGGGCTGATGTTTTTCTCGCCGGCGCCTGTCGGCGACGCCGATTTCTACAAAACGTTCTACAAGACCCTCGGCCCCAAATTATTTCCAAGCGAACGCCGTCCGCGCGCCGAATTCCGCCTCGCCGCCAGCCATATCGCGTCGGGCGCGCGCGTTCTTGACGTCGGTTGCGGCTTTGGCGGCTTTCGTCCTTTTGTCGCGCACGCGGACTATCTCGGCCTCGATCCGCATTTTTCCGGGGAGGCGGCCGACTGGTCGCTATCCGAGAGCCTTGGCGAGCATCTCATCAAGAATGCGGGCGCCTATGACGCGGTTTGCGCCTTTCAGGTGCTTGAGCATGTCGAAAGGCCGGCGGATTTCTTCGCCGAAATGACGGCGGCGGCAAAACCCGGCGGCCTCGTCATCGTCGGCGTTCCGCATGTCCCCTCGGCGATGACGCGCATCCCGAACTTCCTGCTCAATGCGCCGCCGCATCATTTGACCTGGTGGAGCGAGGACGCGCTGCGGGCGCTGGCGGGCAGAAATGGGCTTGCCGTCGAGACAATCCAGCCCGTCGCATGGTCAAAAATGGACAGCCTCGTTTACTGGATCGAGCGCTGCTCGCCGGTGCGGTGCCGCGACGTCTATTTCAAGCACGCATGGCCCTGGCACGCCGCGGCCCTGACCGGCCTCATTCTGGGTTATGTCGCGAACAAGCTTTTTGGGCCGCCGCGAAAGACGAAGGACGAAGGCGCTGGCCTGCTGCTGGCGGCGCGCAAACCGCTCGAGCGTTGA
- a CDS encoding glycosyltransferase family 2 protein has product MSLTIAIVFLIWIVIEIVSTLSAWRYTWGLPRAEIPGRTPPVAIIVAIKNRSAVSAEFLIRLRAQAYPDYRIIAAVESTDDPAFALLREAESEPGAQIVTIVAGPVEHGGQKVWNLLAALTALKPADEIIAFTDADTLPSPEWLPRLVSSLTDAGHDAVTGYRWMIPTDGRISSAVVAAANASIVTTPRIPAVINLCWGGAMALPQTTLERIDIGAYWRGAISDDLQMTRALGAARCAIFSPRQSLLLSPVEMGWEEAFAFGQRQYRLMLTHVPLLWLFAAFVMAMPAVAAVAAAILALQGHASAIAALIVSIGLGELRYWNRRRIVRALWPETAHADLATYWRVERFMRPLWHGFHLVCIFAALGSRRISWAGFEYLVRGPQDVMVLRRPPPRD; this is encoded by the coding sequence ATGTCTCTCACAATCGCCATCGTTTTTCTCATCTGGATCGTGATCGAGATCGTGAGCACGCTGTCCGCGTGGCGATACACCTGGGGCCTGCCGCGCGCGGAAATTCCAGGGCGAACGCCGCCCGTCGCGATTATCGTCGCGATCAAGAACCGCTCCGCCGTCTCCGCCGAATTTCTCATCCGTCTGCGCGCCCAGGCCTATCCCGACTATCGCATCATCGCGGCGGTGGAATCGACGGACGATCCCGCTTTCGCTCTTCTGCGTGAGGCAGAAAGCGAGCCCGGCGCCCAGATTGTCACAATTGTGGCCGGTCCGGTTGAGCATGGCGGCCAGAAGGTCTGGAACCTGCTCGCCGCCCTCACGGCGCTCAAGCCTGCGGATGAAATCATCGCCTTTACCGACGCCGACACGCTGCCATCGCCCGAGTGGCTGCCGCGGCTCGTCTCGTCGCTGACCGACGCCGGACATGACGCCGTGACCGGCTATCGCTGGATGATCCCGACGGACGGCCGCATCAGCTCGGCGGTCGTCGCCGCCGCCAATGCGTCAATCGTCACGACGCCCCGCATTCCGGCGGTCATCAATCTTTGTTGGGGCGGCGCAATGGCGCTGCCGCAGACGACGCTGGAGCGGATCGACATCGGCGCCTATTGGCGCGGCGCGATCAGCGACGATCTGCAGATGACAAGGGCGCTCGGCGCCGCCCGATGCGCTATTTTTTCGCCGCGCCAGAGCCTGCTCCTTTCCCCGGTCGAGATGGGCTGGGAGGAGGCCTTCGCCTTCGGCCAGCGGCAATACCGCCTGATGCTGACTCATGTTCCGCTGCTCTGGCTGTTCGCCGCTTTCGTGATGGCCATGCCGGCCGTCGCCGCCGTCGCCGCCGCCATTCTGGCGCTCCAGGGACACGCCAGCGCGATCGCCGCGCTGATCGTTTCGATCGGGCTCGGCGAATTGCGCTATTGGAACAGGCGCCGCATCGTGCGCGCGTTGTGGCCCGAGACGGCGCATGCCGACCTTGCTACCTATTGGCGGGTCGAGCGGTTCATGCGGCCGTTGTGGCACGGTTTTCATCTCGTCTGCATTTTCGCGGCGCTCGGCTCGCGCCGCATTTCCTGGGCCGGCTTCGAATATCTGGTGCGAGGCCCGCAGGACGTCATGGTGCTGCGCCGGCCGCCGCCACGGGACTAA
- a CDS encoding aminotransferase class I/II-fold pyridoxal phosphate-dependent enzyme: MKPRKKSGLDEEDRQRLDRLVLNRLGAHPAPPKTEAAPAPQQRTPRSGIMDFQNLPGYQELRLQRSMAAVVGLDNPFFRLHETAAGATTVIDGKRFVNFSSYDYLGLNQHPEVRAAAHAAIDVFGTSASASRVVAGERPGHRALERDLAAHYGQEDCVVFVSGHGANVATIGAIMRPKDLIVHDALAHNSIVLGAALSRAERRSFPHNDVDALDALLTSLRGQFERALVVVEGLYSMDGDSPDLARLVELKQKHDAWLMVDEAHGLGVLGERGYGLFEHAGVDPRDVDIWMGTMSKTLAGCGGFIAGPTALVEYLKCMSGGFVYSVGLSPPLAAASAAALAIFRREPERVERLRQVCRLFLDRARARGLNTGASSGHAIIPVLVGNSVSAVALSQKLYERGVNVQPIIHPAVPERAARLRFFLTSEHSAEQICLAVDAVAESIEAIGESDFFGAVTGPAKGEGA; this comes from the coding sequence ATGAAGCCCCGCAAGAAGTCCGGCCTCGACGAGGAGGATCGGCAAAGGCTCGACAGGCTGGTCCTGAATCGCCTCGGCGCCCATCCCGCTCCGCCGAAGACCGAGGCCGCTCCAGCGCCGCAACAGCGCACGCCCCGCTCCGGCATAATGGATTTCCAGAATCTGCCGGGCTATCAGGAGCTCAGGCTGCAGCGCTCCATGGCCGCCGTCGTCGGCCTCGACAATCCGTTTTTCCGGCTGCATGAGACGGCGGCCGGAGCGACGACCGTGATCGACGGCAAGCGCTTCGTCAATTTTTCGTCCTACGATTATCTCGGGCTGAACCAGCATCCGGAGGTTCGCGCCGCTGCGCATGCGGCGATCGACGTCTTTGGGACGTCCGCCTCGGCGAGCCGCGTCGTCGCCGGAGAGCGTCCGGGACATCGCGCGCTGGAGCGGGATCTCGCGGCTCATTACGGGCAGGAGGATTGCGTCGTTTTCGTCAGCGGCCATGGCGCCAATGTCGCGACGATCGGCGCGATCATGCGGCCGAAAGACCTTATCGTGCATGACGCCCTCGCCCATAACAGCATTGTTCTTGGCGCGGCGCTGTCGCGCGCCGAGCGCCGCAGTTTCCCGCACAATGACGTCGACGCTCTCGACGCCCTGCTGACGTCCCTGCGCGGCCAGTTCGAGCGCGCGCTGGTCGTCGTCGAGGGCCTCTACAGCATGGACGGCGACAGTCCCGACCTGGCGCGGCTCGTGGAGCTGAAACAGAAGCATGACGCCTGGCTGATGGTCGATGAGGCGCATGGGCTCGGCGTTCTCGGCGAGAGGGGATACGGCCTTTTCGAACATGCCGGCGTCGATCCGCGCGACGTCGATATCTGGATGGGCACAATGTCGAAGACGCTGGCCGGCTGCGGCGGCTTCATCGCCGGGCCGACGGCGCTCGTCGAATATTTGAAATGCATGTCGGGCGGATTTGTTTATTCGGTCGGGCTCTCGCCGCCGCTTGCCGCCGCCTCCGCCGCGGCGCTGGCGATTTTTCGCCGGGAACCCGAGCGGGTGGAGCGTTTGCGGCAGGTCTGCCGCCTGTTTCTCGACAGGGCCAGGGCGCGCGGCCTGAATACGGGCGCGAGCTCCGGCCATGCGATCATTCCCGTTCTGGTCGGCAATTCGGTCTCGGCCGTCGCGCTCAGCCAGAAGCTCTACGAGCGCGGCGTCAATGTGCAGCCGATCATCCATCCCGCGGTGCCTGAACGCGCTGCGCGGCTGCGCTTCTTCCTGACCTCGGAGCATAGCGCGGAGCAGATTTGCCTCGCGGTCGACGCCGTGGCGGAGTCGATCGAGGCGATCGGCGAGAGCGACTTTTTCGGCGCCGTCACGGGACCGGCCAAGGGCGAGGGCGCTTGA
- a CDS encoding CDP-alcohol phosphatidyltransferase family protein has product MTHSISLGQETASRIKTQPTIRVQANILARRERAILNWICARIPGAVTPDGLTALGVFGAFVVLTGYVGSRFDPAFFWLATFGFFVHWFGDSLDGSLARFRHIERPRYGYFLDHAVDALCNLLILAGLGFSAYVRLDVALFVLIGYFLLCMYVFLYNHVSGSFQLSFLALGPTELRLGLILINFWMYMSGPSKIMIAGQAFSAYDLVFCLVGGIFVSLFVVNTFKVASRLRREDSRPASAASASAKPAVAQLRPNQRYASTKPL; this is encoded by the coding sequence TTGACCCATTCGATCAGTCTCGGGCAGGAGACAGCATCAAGGATTAAGACGCAACCGACGATTCGCGTTCAGGCCAATATTCTCGCCCGACGCGAGCGAGCCATTCTCAACTGGATTTGCGCGCGCATACCGGGCGCCGTAACGCCTGATGGACTGACGGCGCTCGGCGTCTTCGGCGCTTTTGTTGTTTTGACGGGATATGTCGGAAGCCGGTTTGATCCGGCTTTTTTCTGGCTCGCGACGTTTGGGTTCTTCGTCCACTGGTTTGGCGACTCGCTCGATGGGAGCCTCGCCCGCTTTCGCCATATCGAGCGGCCGCGCTACGGTTATTTTCTGGACCACGCCGTCGACGCCCTGTGCAATCTTTTGATTTTGGCGGGCCTCGGCTTCTCAGCCTATGTTCGGCTCGACGTGGCGCTGTTTGTGCTGATCGGCTATTTTCTGCTGTGCATGTATGTGTTCCTCTACAATCATGTGTCCGGCAGTTTCCAGCTGTCCTTCCTGGCTCTTGGACCAACCGAACTTCGCCTCGGCCTCATCCTGATCAATTTCTGGATGTATATGTCCGGCCCCTCCAAGATCATGATCGCCGGCCAGGCGTTCTCGGCCTATGATCTCGTCTTCTGCCTCGTCGGCGGGATCTTCGTGTCTTTGTTCGTGGTCAACACATTTAAGGTTGCGAGCCGCTTGCGGCGCGAGGACAGCCGGCCGGCCAGCGCCGCATCCGCCAGCGCCAAACCCGCCGTCGCCCAGCTGCGCCCCAATCAGCGCTATGCGTCGACGAAGCCCTTATAG
- a CDS encoding FkbM family methyltransferase yields MEALSLLQEFEIHPSGIIHVGANDGLEFDAYRQSRADTVVYVEPISSIHASLKAKVESCKNHFAVRALCSSKSGEKVTFNISSNAGLSSSMLDLGNHAKIHPSISFVASEEMTTITLDDLLADKFPQSRFNLLVLDVQGAELMVLKGAVETLKSLDAVYTEISEAPLYDNGCTWRDLDSFLGPFDFWLKNMTIGRTGYGDALFVKNASFFSPLRMKKVDRPGVNVALHKCATQSSISAFSRAQEAQNAVNGVVTGSYAFHTAEEARPWWQVDLGALTSIDQVMVFNRLDIAADRAFSFVLKLSSDGQRFEQVYARSGEPFGGADGNPARIKLNGAVAQYVRIELAGGGYLHLDQVEVYTTT; encoded by the coding sequence GTGGAAGCGCTGAGCCTGTTGCAAGAATTCGAAATTCACCCTAGCGGCATCATTCACGTTGGCGCCAATGATGGTCTTGAATTTGACGCGTACCGCCAATCCCGAGCCGATACAGTCGTCTACGTAGAGCCAATTTCCTCCATTCACGCGAGCCTCAAGGCGAAAGTCGAGTCCTGCAAGAACCACTTTGCGGTCAGGGCGCTCTGTTCGTCGAAGTCCGGCGAGAAAGTGACGTTCAATATTTCAAGCAACGCGGGACTTTCGTCCAGCATGCTTGACCTTGGCAATCATGCGAAGATTCACCCGTCCATAAGTTTCGTCGCCAGCGAAGAGATGACAACCATCACGCTCGATGACTTGCTTGCTGACAAATTTCCGCAATCGCGCTTCAATCTCCTCGTGCTCGATGTGCAGGGGGCCGAGTTGATGGTCCTGAAGGGTGCTGTTGAAACATTGAAGTCGCTCGACGCGGTCTACACGGAGATCTCCGAGGCGCCTCTCTATGACAATGGCTGTACCTGGCGCGATCTTGATTCCTTTCTCGGCCCATTCGATTTCTGGCTGAAGAATATGACAATTGGCAGGACGGGCTATGGAGATGCGCTCTTTGTGAAGAATGCCTCCTTCTTCTCCCCCCTTCGCATGAAGAAAGTCGACCGGCCCGGCGTAAATGTGGCGCTGCACAAATGCGCCACGCAGAGTAGCATCAGCGCTTTTTCCAGGGCGCAGGAGGCGCAAAATGCCGTGAATGGCGTTGTCACCGGATCCTACGCATTTCATACTGCCGAGGAAGCACGGCCGTGGTGGCAAGTTGATCTTGGCGCGCTGACCTCAATCGACCAAGTGATGGTCTTCAACCGCCTGGATATAGCGGCCGATCGAGCTTTTTCATTTGTTCTCAAGCTGAGTTCAGACGGCCAACGCTTCGAGCAAGTCTATGCGCGCAGTGGCGAGCCTTTCGGAGGAGCCGATGGAAATCCCGCCCGCATCAAACTGAATGGTGCGGTCGCGCAATATGTTCGTATTGAACTAGCTGGGGGAGGCTACCTCCACCTCGATCAGGTCGAGGTCTATACGACGACGTAA
- a CDS encoding ABC transporter ATP-binding protein — protein MIRLSGVTKIYKTENHRKVVLDNVTYTFDTRYSYGIFGPNGAGKSTLLRLIAGTELPNSGRIKCDVRVSWPLGFAGGFHSAMTGRENVKFVSRIYGANTRRVIEFVDYFAELGNYFDMPVNTYSSGMGARLAFGLSMAMDFECYLVDELTAVGDARFALRARQAFDEKRGRSSMIMVSHDIGTVKAYCERGLVLHRGKLLAFGDLDDAIEFYRKVH, from the coding sequence ATGATCCGCCTGTCCGGCGTCACCAAAATTTACAAGACGGAAAACCATCGCAAGGTCGTCCTCGACAACGTCACCTACACCTTCGATACGCGCTATTCCTATGGCATCTTCGGGCCCAACGGCGCCGGAAAATCGACGCTGTTGCGTCTGATTGCTGGCACGGAACTGCCCAATTCTGGCCGTATCAAATGCGACGTGCGCGTGTCCTGGCCGCTTGGCTTTGCCGGCGGATTCCATTCCGCGATGACGGGCCGCGAAAACGTCAAATTCGTCAGCCGGATCTATGGCGCGAACACGCGGCGCGTGATCGAATTCGTCGATTATTTTGCCGAGCTCGGCAATTATTTCGACATGCCGGTCAACACCTATTCATCCGGCATGGGCGCGCGCCTGGCGTTCGGCCTCTCGATGGCGATGGATTTCGAGTGCTACCTCGTCGATGAACTCACGGCCGTGGGCGATGCGCGTTTCGCCTTGCGGGCGCGACAGGCGTTTGACGAAAAGCGCGGCCGCAGCAGCATGATCATGGTGTCGCATGATATCGGCACCGTCAAAGCCTATTGCGAACGCGGCCTTGTGCTTCATCGCGGCAAGCTGCTCGCCTTCGGCGATCTCGACGACGCCATCGAGTTCTATCGAAAGGTGCATTGA